The Porites lutea chromosome 4, jaPorLute2.1, whole genome shotgun sequence genome contains a region encoding:
- the LOC140933433 gene encoding probable alpha-ketoglutarate-dependent hypophosphite dioxygenase, with protein sequence MKALMKTGWRNCYLRPESNHLFKLRRTFLNNGVKWSKGVKSSATEVEGSTSLHVLTDDQKHQYETDGFTIVQDIFSKDHIDQMRKVLDEYVEQSRSVERTNNLFVLDALHTPDEPVLLRLRCISNHSKLFHDTICHPKLVEIASELTGPSIRYINQEKVNMKPPQSESSVVTWHQDWAFFPHTNDSLVTVCIAIDDSTRKNGCLQVVPGSHKGPLYSHFKDGAFVSAITDPAFDPSTAVHVEVAAGGASFHHVLTVHGSAPNLSRHSRRMLCFNYSSTDAWPLLGVAGHEFTSHGPVDWERYCSTVVKGKASVFPRMKALPVSIPIPLDSGFDIYQHAKPSVVNQPQ encoded by the exons ATGAAGGCGTTAATGAAAACTGGTTGGAGAAACTGCTATCTTCGGCCGGAAAGCAATCACCTTTTCAAGCTAAGACGAACCTTTTTAAACAACGGCGTAAAATGGTCAAAAGGCGTAAAAAGTTCTGCCACTGAAGTTGAAGGTTCGACGTCCTTGCACGTCCTCACTGACGACCAAAAACATCAG TATGAAACAGATGGTTTTACAATAGTCCAAGATATCTTTAGCAAGGACCATATTGATCAGATGAGAAAGGTTTTGGATGAATATGTTGAGCA GTCCCGCTCAGTTGAACGAACAAACAATCTCTTTGTTCTGGATGCTCTTCACACTCCAGATGAGCCTGTTTTACTGAGACTTCGCTGCATCTCAAATCACAGCAAACTATTCCATGACACAATTTGTCATCCCAAACTTGTAGAAATAGCGTCTGAGCTG ACTGGACCATCGATTCGTTACATTAATCAAGAGAAAGTGAACATGAAGCCGCCACAAAGTGAAAGTTCGGTTGTTACATGGCATCAAGACTGGGCATTTTTTCCTCACACGAATGACAGTTTGGTTACTGTCTGTATTGCCATTGATGACTCCACCAGGAAAAATG GATGTCTACAAGTGGTTCCAGGATCACACAAGGGCCCCCTGTATTCACACTTTAAGGATGGAGCTTTTGTATCGGCCATAACAGATCCAGCGTTTGACCCCAGCACTGCTGTTCATGTGGAAGTAGCCGCTGGTGGAGCCTCGTTTCACCATGTCTTAACAGTGCACGGATCCGCACCTAACCTATCCCGTCATTCACGGCGTATGTTGTGTTTTAACTACAGTTCCACAGATGCTTGGCCATTGCTTGGTGTCGCGGGACATGAATTTACAAGCCATGGCCCAGTGGACTGGGAGAGGTATTGCTCCACGGTGGTGAAAGGCAAAGCAAGTGTATTTCCACGAATGAAGGCATTACCTGTCTCCATTCCCATACCTTTGGATTCAGGTTTTGATATTTATCAACATGCCAAGCCTAGTGTCGTTAATCAGCCGCAATGA